From Cellulomonas fimi ATCC 484, a single genomic window includes:
- the glpK gene encoding glycerol kinase GlpK, translated as MPDTQYVLAIDQGTTSTRAIVFDHAGQIVSVGQKEHEQIFPRAGWVEHDAAEIWTNTREVVGLALTRANLTFRDIAAVGITNQRETAVVWDRTTGEPVYNAIVWQDTRTQKICDELGALGGGADRYKDRVGLPLATYFSGPKIRWILDNVDGAREKAERGDLAFGNTDAWVLWNMTGGVNGGVHVTDVTNASRTMLMNLDTLSWNEEIAGEMGIPMSMLPEIRSSSEVYGNGREGGMVPGVPIAGILGDQQAATFGQACFEVGTAKNTYGTGNFMLLNTGTKPIPSKNGLLTTLCYKIGDADAVYALEGSIAVTGSLVQWLRDNLGIISSAPEIEQLAETVEDNGGAYFVPAFSGLFAPYWRSDARGALVGLTRYVNKGHIARAALEATAFQTREVLDAMNADSGVDLTELKVDGGMVANDALMQFQADILGVPVIRPKVAETTALGAAYAAGIAVGFWSGEQDVIDNWAEDKRWEPGADEGERDRQYRLWKKAVTKTFDWVDDDVQ; from the coding sequence ATGCCCGACACCCAGTACGTCCTCGCGATCGACCAGGGGACGACCAGCACGCGCGCGATCGTCTTCGACCACGCCGGCCAGATCGTGTCCGTCGGCCAGAAGGAGCACGAGCAGATCTTCCCGAGAGCCGGGTGGGTCGAGCACGACGCCGCCGAGATCTGGACGAACACCCGCGAGGTCGTCGGCCTCGCACTGACGCGCGCGAACCTCACCTTCCGCGACATCGCCGCGGTCGGCATCACCAACCAGCGCGAGACGGCGGTCGTCTGGGACCGCACGACCGGCGAACCCGTCTACAACGCGATCGTCTGGCAGGACACCCGCACGCAGAAGATCTGCGACGAGCTGGGGGCGCTCGGCGGCGGGGCGGACCGCTACAAGGACCGCGTGGGCCTGCCGCTCGCGACCTACTTCTCCGGCCCGAAGATCCGCTGGATCCTCGACAACGTCGACGGCGCGCGCGAGAAGGCGGAGCGCGGCGACCTCGCGTTCGGCAACACCGACGCGTGGGTGCTGTGGAACATGACCGGCGGCGTCAACGGCGGCGTGCACGTCACCGACGTCACGAACGCGTCGCGCACCATGCTCATGAACCTCGACACGCTCTCGTGGAACGAGGAGATCGCCGGCGAGATGGGCATCCCGATGTCGATGCTCCCCGAGATCCGCTCGTCCTCCGAGGTGTACGGCAACGGCCGCGAGGGCGGCATGGTCCCCGGCGTGCCCATCGCGGGCATCCTCGGCGACCAGCAGGCGGCGACCTTCGGGCAGGCGTGCTTCGAGGTCGGCACGGCCAAGAACACGTACGGGACCGGCAACTTCATGCTGCTCAACACCGGCACGAAGCCCATCCCGTCGAAGAACGGCCTGCTGACGACGCTCTGCTACAAGATCGGCGACGCCGACGCGGTCTACGCCCTCGAGGGGTCGATCGCTGTCACCGGCTCGCTCGTGCAGTGGCTGCGCGACAACCTCGGGATCATCAGCTCCGCGCCCGAGATCGAGCAGCTCGCCGAGACCGTCGAGGACAACGGCGGCGCGTACTTCGTACCCGCCTTCTCCGGCCTGTTCGCGCCGTACTGGCGGTCCGACGCACGCGGCGCGCTCGTCGGGCTCACGCGGTACGTCAACAAGGGCCACATCGCCCGCGCCGCCCTGGAGGCCACCGCCTTCCAGACGCGCGAGGTGCTCGACGCGATGAACGCCGACTCCGGCGTCGACCTGACCGAGCTCAAGGTCGACGGCGGCATGGTCGCCAACGACGCGCTCATGCAGTTCCAGGCCGACATCCTCGGCGTGCCGGTCATCCGGCCGAAGGTCGCCGAGACCACCGCTCTCGGGGCCGCGTACGCCGCGGGCATCGCCGTCGGGTTCTGGTCCGGCGAGCAGGACGTCATCGACAACTGGGCGGAGGACAAGCGCTGGGAGCCCGGCGCCGACGAGGGCGAGCGCGACCGCCAGTACCGCCTGTGGAAGAAGGCCGTCACGAAGACCTTCGACTGGGTGGACGACGACGTGCAGTAG